In Thermococcus sp., one DNA window encodes the following:
- the cas4 gene encoding CRISPR-associated protein Cas4, with the protein MTANENHNENGGFIEFYASEALTCPKRIYFRLKGYPERWPDFVRVRLNQGINTHNVLGEILERRFGFELEKHMILRSNRLGFEIHGRVDAIRDFPIEIKGKTSLPKSPYDYHLAQLNIYLRWAEAEYGYLYYIKLHEEPMKVISKIDFSRFPIVKGPNFKAFEVPYDGKLFRETLRHFYSVKRAYEKGKPPKGWNDYTCRFCPYRYLCYPDGE; encoded by the coding sequence ATGACGGCGAATGAGAATCACAACGAAAACGGCGGGTTTATCGAGTTTTACGCCAGCGAGGCCCTGACCTGCCCGAAGAGGATATACTTCAGGCTGAAGGGCTATCCCGAGAGGTGGCCTGACTTCGTTAGGGTGAGGCTGAACCAGGGGATAAACACCCACAACGTCCTCGGTGAAATACTGGAGAGACGGTTCGGTTTTGAGCTTGAGAAGCACATGATACTCCGCTCCAACAGGCTTGGTTTTGAGATACACGGTAGGGTTGATGCCATAAGGGACTTCCCCATCGAGATAAAGGGAAAAACAAGTCTCCCGAAGAGCCCCTACGACTACCACCTTGCTCAGCTTAACATATACCTCCGCTGGGCCGAGGCAGAGTACGGCTACCTCTACTACATCAAGCTCCACGAGGAGCCAATGAAGGTCATCAGCAAAATCGATTTTTCCCGCTTTCCCATCGTCAAGGGGCCGAACTTCAAAGCTTTTGAGGTTCCCTACGACGGCAAGCTCTTCCGGGAGACGCTGAGGCACTTTTACTCGGTCAAGCGCGCATACGAGAAGGGAAAGCCTCCGAAGGGGTGGAACGACTATACCTGCAGGTTCTGCCCATACAGGTACCTGTGCTATCCGGATGGAGAGTGA
- a CDS encoding metallophosphoesterase: MIRIAHISDTHITGESAYKGYAYDLIVNEINRGNFDFVIHTGDVTNQGLREEYERAAYELRKIQKPLVVIPGNHDVRNVGYTLFERFIGPLNGVFDFKDGVVIWVDSTIPDLSDGRVGGHKFRWLKKKLEEYSDRKFKIVASHHHLVPLPDTGRERNVLFNAGDVLDLLLRHEVNLYTCGHKHVPNVYRIEDMVVDNAGCTSCRKTRKGDVNSYNVITLHDDGRIEVRIKRVTGEQIIKEHRPVRPKLFIPRGKRLLRIVQMSESNVSDRIYFRRKVLENALRTINEKLRPDIVVHCGDVVDMGIERYYERAYEFYERIKAEKLVVPGHNDITYLGYDLFLEYFGEPEIKELGGFTFIPVISAQYETPIGVVGRIGQRKLAVRLEEYRESFTVVVMHHNIVPIPRSREVGFLEDAGDVLRVITRREANLVLTGHGGNSFGIKVEKTPIVNAGSISWELHRNPYGNTFNVIDVYRDMVVVFEIQATWGSGRLVGIWKIKAPFRLSSLPLSSP; the protein is encoded by the coding sequence ATGATAAGGATAGCCCACATAAGTGACACCCACATAACGGGCGAGAGCGCTTACAAGGGGTACGCCTACGACCTCATAGTCAACGAAATAAACAGGGGAAACTTTGACTTCGTAATCCACACCGGTGACGTGACCAACCAGGGACTGCGCGAGGAGTACGAGAGGGCCGCCTACGAACTCAGGAAGATTCAGAAGCCGCTGGTCGTTATTCCGGGCAACCACGATGTCAGAAACGTCGGCTACACGCTCTTTGAGAGGTTTATCGGGCCGCTGAACGGTGTGTTTGACTTCAAAGACGGCGTCGTGATATGGGTTGACTCCACAATCCCGGACTTAAGCGATGGCCGCGTTGGGGGCCACAAGTTCAGATGGCTAAAGAAAAAGCTGGAGGAGTACTCGGACAGAAAGTTCAAGATAGTGGCCTCACACCACCACCTCGTACCCCTCCCTGACACCGGACGGGAGAGGAACGTGCTCTTCAACGCCGGCGACGTTCTCGACCTTCTCCTCAGGCACGAGGTCAACCTCTACACGTGCGGGCATAAACACGTCCCCAACGTCTACCGCATAGAGGACATGGTTGTGGACAATGCAGGCTGTACCTCATGCCGGAAAACCCGCAAGGGCGACGTCAACAGCTACAACGTCATAACCCTCCACGATGACGGAAGGATAGAGGTCAGGATAAAGCGTGTCACAGGCGAGCAGATAATCAAAGAGCACAGGCCTGTTAGGCCAAAGCTATTCATTCCAAGGGGTAAAAGGCTCCTCAGGATAGTCCAGATGAGCGAGAGCAACGTCTCAGACAGGATATACTTCAGGCGCAAGGTTCTGGAGAATGCGCTCAGGACGATAAACGAGAAGCTCAGGCCGGACATAGTGGTCCACTGCGGTGACGTCGTGGATATGGGAATAGAGCGCTACTACGAGAGGGCCTACGAGTTCTATGAGAGGATAAAAGCGGAAAAGCTGGTTGTCCCGGGCCACAACGACATAACCTACCTGGGTTACGACCTGTTCCTGGAGTACTTCGGCGAGCCGGAGATAAAGGAACTGGGGGGCTTCACGTTCATCCCGGTCATAAGCGCCCAGTACGAGACGCCCATAGGCGTCGTGGGGAGGATAGGCCAGAGAAAGCTCGCCGTGCGCCTTGAAGAGTACAGGGAAAGCTTCACAGTCGTGGTTATGCACCACAACATAGTCCCGATACCCAGAAGCAGGGAGGTCGGCTTCCTGGAGGACGCGGGCGACGTCCTCCGCGTCATCACCAGGCGGGAGGCGAACCTCGTCCTGACCGGCCATGGTGGCAACTCCTTCGGAATCAAAGTCGAGAAAACACCCATCGTCAACGCGGGTTCCATAAGCTGGGAACTCCACCGCAACCCCTACGGAAACACCTTCAACGTGATAGACGTCTATCGGGACATGGTGGTTGTCTTCGAAATTCAAGCAACGTGGGGCTCCGGAAGGCTCGTGGGGATATGGAAGATAAAGGCACCATTCAGGCTTTCATCTTTGCCTCTATCCTCTCCATGA
- a CDS encoding MBL fold metallo-hydrolase yields MALRKLGDSAYLYPGSPSTLVKTAGDGAVIVDPGHGSGRHKDLRREVRKLGLGIKAQLATHGHADHVAVAPRIDAPLFIHRFEFSIAESPLNRELLTFGSKAPEGFLVFQFPEEVKAHAVFEWGDELFGFKAVKLNGHSPGMTGFLDEENGLIYAGDAFFGERVIKAVGLPYLIDPELFKTSIKELQNYAEKDLLLIPSHGKAVRGEEATELLDFNLGRVEEIESLILDLLKNPMGIDELAFRIMEHYEVKPTPQKLALNLVPLRAFIAQHYNEERIEAVIDRGLKWRIRGD; encoded by the coding sequence ATGGCGCTGAGAAAGTTAGGCGATTCGGCTTATCTCTATCCAGGAAGCCCCTCAACCCTCGTTAAGACCGCTGGAGATGGAGCTGTCATCGTTGATCCCGGTCACGGAAGCGGGAGGCATAAGGACCTCAGGAGAGAGGTCAGAAAGCTCGGGCTTGGGATAAAAGCCCAGCTCGCGACCCACGGGCATGCAGATCATGTGGCAGTGGCGCCCCGGATAGACGCCCCGCTCTTCATCCACCGTTTTGAGTTCTCAATTGCCGAGAGCCCGCTTAACAGGGAACTCCTAACCTTTGGATCAAAAGCGCCGGAGGGTTTTCTTGTCTTTCAGTTCCCGGAGGAGGTCAAAGCCCATGCCGTCTTCGAGTGGGGGGATGAACTGTTCGGTTTTAAGGCCGTCAAGCTGAACGGCCACTCCCCGGGAATGACGGGCTTTCTGGACGAGGAGAACGGCCTTATCTACGCCGGGGATGCGTTCTTTGGGGAGAGGGTCATAAAGGCAGTGGGACTGCCGTATCTCATCGACCCTGAGCTATTTAAAACTTCAATTAAAGAATTGCAGAATTATGCAGAGAAGGACCTCCTGCTCATCCCCTCCCACGGAAAGGCGGTGAGGGGCGAAGAGGCGACGGAACTGCTCGACTTCAATCTCGGGCGCGTCGAAGAGATAGAGAGCCTCATACTAGACCTCCTCAAGAACCCAATGGGCATCGACGAACTGGCCTTCAGGATTATGGAGCACTACGAGGTAAAACCCACCCCCCAGAAGCTCGCACTGAACCTCGTCCCGCTGAGGGCTTTCATAGCCCAGCACTACAACGAGGAAAGAATAGAAGCGGTAATAGATAGGGGGCTGAAGTGGAGGATTAGAGGGGATTGA
- a CDS encoding 2-phosphoglycerate kinase: MIIVTDPERKIRLPFSRGILTRSITLAGVEVGIAYIIATEVQKELNEKKRKLVTTEEIRELTYRKLLEHGLSEAAKRYLFWRQLRRLKIPITILLGGATGVGKSTIATELAFRLGIRSVIGTDTIREVMRKIIAPELLPDLHTSSFLAWKTMPRGNVEDSLLIKGFRNQVEHVSVGIAAVLERAYKEGFNAIIEGIHLVPGYVELKENSFMYVITVRRRKDLEARFYERARYSKRPADYYLKHLDAIIEIQEFIVERAKEHGIPVINNVELEKTVNEIMEDIMERLMERIEAKMKA; encoded by the coding sequence ATGATAATCGTCACCGACCCGGAGAGAAAGATACGCCTGCCCTTTTCAAGGGGTATTCTGACGCGTTCAATAACCCTCGCCGGCGTTGAAGTGGGCATAGCCTACATAATAGCGACGGAGGTTCAGAAGGAGCTCAACGAGAAGAAGCGCAAGCTGGTGACAACCGAGGAGATAAGGGAACTGACGTACAGGAAGCTCCTTGAGCACGGCCTCAGCGAAGCTGCGAAGCGCTATCTGTTCTGGCGCCAGCTCAGGAGGCTAAAGATTCCCATAACAATACTCCTCGGTGGCGCGACCGGCGTCGGCAAGTCGACGATAGCGACAGAGCTGGCCTTCCGCCTCGGCATAAGGAGCGTCATAGGCACGGACACGATAAGGGAGGTCATGAGGAAGATAATCGCTCCTGAACTGCTGCCGGACCTCCACACCTCATCGTTCCTTGCGTGGAAGACGATGCCCCGGGGCAATGTCGAGGACTCGCTCCTCATCAAGGGCTTCAGGAATCAGGTCGAGCACGTTTCAGTCGGCATAGCCGCGGTTCTTGAGAGGGCGTACAAGGAGGGATTCAACGCAATAATTGAAGGAATCCATCTTGTCCCGGGCTACGTTGAGCTCAAAGAGAACAGCTTCATGTATGTAATAACCGTCAGGAGGAGAAAGGACCTGGAGGCCAGGTTCTACGAGAGGGCGCGCTACAGCAAACGGCCGGCCGATTACTATCTGAAACACCTGGACGCGATAATCGAGATACAGGAGTTCATTGTGGAGAGGGCAAAGGAGCACGGGATTCCGGTTATAAACAACGTCGAACTTGAAAAAACCGTCAATGAAATAATGGAGGACATAATGGAGCGGCTCATGGAGAGGATAGAGGCAAAGATGAAAGCCTGA
- a CDS encoding 2,3-diphosphoglycerate synthetase has product MVEVNGGVMGKGRLVLIDGEHYPDVTAWAVGKLGDVCCAVFLGGSEKIGDVGEIERKLGVRVYHGRDYMASLKVALEENEIKEVVDLSDEPVLDYEDRFKIASLCMLYGVPYRGADFYFVPRRLRRTRKPSLAVIGTGKRVGKTAVSGFIARTLKEIASPVIVTMGRGGPPEPELIEGDRFEITPEFLVKLAESGKHAASDHFEDALTSRVTTIGCRRCGGGMAGFSFFDVIDEGIKLAESLPNDLIILEGSGATFPAYRADGYILITSAKGKLDFIRGYFGPFRVSLADIVVVTMADSVSEGRLRAIKEAVRSINPDADVHLTALRSRPLGDVLGKRLGLVMTSADALPRAGEWLEKLGAEVVCASANLSRRGLLLRDLQAFSGIDAVAVELKAAAVDVVTRWALENGIEVIYLDNEPVNVDGKDLREAVLKLGRSILEGGR; this is encoded by the coding sequence ATGGTAGAAGTTAACGGTGGTGTTATGGGAAAGGGAAGGCTCGTCCTGATTGACGGCGAGCATTACCCCGATGTCACCGCCTGGGCGGTGGGGAAGCTGGGTGATGTCTGCTGTGCTGTCTTTCTCGGTGGGAGCGAGAAGATTGGAGACGTCGGTGAGATAGAGAGAAAGCTCGGTGTTAGGGTATACCACGGTCGCGATTACATGGCGTCCCTGAAAGTTGCCCTTGAAGAGAACGAGATAAAGGAGGTTGTTGACTTAAGCGATGAGCCCGTGCTCGACTATGAAGACCGCTTTAAGATAGCGTCTCTCTGCATGCTCTACGGCGTTCCTTACAGGGGAGCCGATTTCTACTTTGTCCCCCGCAGGCTCAGGAGGACTCGAAAGCCCAGTTTGGCGGTTATAGGTACCGGAAAGAGGGTCGGGAAGACGGCCGTGAGCGGCTTCATAGCGAGAACCCTCAAGGAGATAGCCAGCCCCGTGATAGTGACAATGGGGCGTGGAGGGCCACCTGAACCGGAGCTGATAGAGGGAGACAGGTTCGAAATAACCCCTGAATTCCTGGTTAAACTCGCGGAGAGCGGAAAACACGCCGCATCGGATCACTTTGAGGACGCCCTGACCTCAAGGGTGACGACCATAGGCTGCCGCCGCTGTGGAGGGGGCATGGCGGGCTTTTCATTCTTCGACGTGATAGACGAGGGGATAAAGCTGGCCGAGAGCCTCCCCAACGACCTCATAATCCTGGAGGGTAGCGGGGCAACCTTTCCGGCCTACCGCGCCGATGGCTACATCCTGATAACCAGCGCGAAGGGGAAGCTGGACTTCATCAGGGGCTACTTCGGTCCCTTCAGGGTGAGCCTGGCCGACATAGTGGTAGTCACCATGGCTGACTCGGTGAGCGAAGGACGCCTCAGGGCCATCAAGGAGGCCGTGAGGTCGATCAATCCCGACGCCGACGTTCATCTGACGGCGCTGCGTTCGAGGCCCCTGGGAGATGTCTTGGGAAAAAGGCTCGGCCTAGTCATGACCTCCGCCGATGCCCTTCCGCGCGCTGGGGAATGGCTCGAAAAGCTGGGGGCCGAGGTAGTGTGTGCCTCGGCCAACCTCTCCAGGAGGGGGCTACTCCTGAGGGACCTGCAGGCCTTTAGCGGAATAGACGCCGTTGCGGTTGAGCTCAAGGCTGCCGCCGTTGACGTCGTCACAAGATGGGCCCTGGAGAACGGGATTGAGGTCATCTACCTGGACAACGAGCCAGTTAACGTGGACGGAAAAGACCTGCGAGAGGCCGTCCTGAAGCTGGGACGTTCGATTTTGGAGGGAGGAAGATGA
- a CDS encoding ATP-binding protein: MRVEEIKRVLVSQREGMEEFMRRERIVPREPENRVMNLISSGGILAILGVRRSGKSVLSWRASGEKKLYVNFFDERLSNFKANDFERLLNAARQLWGEPEFIVLDEVQEITGWERFVSRLGLNYKVLVTGSSSRLLSGELGTYLTGRYIDLTLFPFSFREFLRFRGLDLKPEWIYSDRTISRVISMLEEYLETGGFPESVRFGKVYLSLIYRDIVERDVMLRHSVRHRSALRELARYLMSNYSSEFTYSRLGSLVGIRDVHTVRDYVSYLEEAYLLFQVRRFSFKPKAQLNSPRKVYPVDVGLARTLSMKAHPEKGRIIELAVYLELMRRMSYSFTPGEIFYWRDEKGEVDFILKLNGELLPIQVTYQLDGNTDREIGNIIRVAKLLRIQRGLVVTWEDEEEITREGVKIDVVPLWKFLTVFNPL, from the coding sequence ATGCGGGTTGAAGAGATTAAGAGAGTGCTGGTTTCTCAGAGGGAGGGGATGGAAGAGTTCATGAGAAGGGAACGGATAGTCCCAAGAGAGCCTGAAAATAGAGTTATGAACCTAATATCCTCAGGTGGAATACTTGCTATCCTGGGCGTCAGACGCTCCGGGAAATCTGTTCTCTCTTGGCGGGCAAGCGGAGAGAAAAAGCTCTACGTGAACTTCTTTGATGAGAGGTTATCCAATTTTAAGGCAAATGATTTTGAAAGGCTCTTGAACGCGGCGAGGCAGCTCTGGGGAGAACCGGAGTTCATAGTCCTCGACGAGGTGCAGGAGATAACTGGATGGGAACGGTTCGTTTCGAGGTTAGGGTTGAATTATAAAGTCCTAGTAACGGGTTCCTCATCGAGGCTCCTCTCGGGAGAGCTGGGAACGTATTTAACTGGGAGATATATTGACTTAACACTCTTTCCTTTCTCTTTCAGGGAGTTCCTGCGCTTCAGAGGCCTTGATCTGAAACCTGAATGGATCTATTCCGACAGAACTATATCCAGGGTAATTTCCATGCTCGAGGAGTACCTTGAGACTGGTGGATTCCCCGAGTCTGTCAGATTTGGAAAGGTTTATCTGTCACTTATATACAGGGACATAGTCGAAAGGGATGTGATGCTCAGGCATTCGGTGAGGCACAGAAGTGCCCTTAGGGAGCTGGCCAGATACCTTATGTCAAATTACTCCAGCGAGTTCACGTATTCCAGACTCGGATCATTGGTCGGCATCAGGGATGTCCACACCGTCAGAGATTACGTATCATACCTCGAAGAAGCCTATCTGCTCTTTCAGGTCAGGAGGTTCTCCTTCAAGCCAAAGGCTCAGCTCAATTCCCCCCGTAAAGTCTATCCCGTTGATGTGGGGCTCGCCAGAACTCTATCTATGAAAGCTCATCCGGAAAAGGGCAGGATAATTGAGCTTGCGGTATACCTTGAGCTGATGAGGAGAATGAGTTATTCCTTTACTCCCGGCGAGATTTTCTACTGGAGGGATGAGAAGGGTGAAGTTGACTTTATACTCAAACTCAACGGTGAGCTTCTCCCAATCCAAGTGACGTATCAGCTGGATGGAAACACCGATAGGGAGATTGGGAACATAATTCGTGTGGCAAAATTGCTCAGGATCCAGAGAGGTTTGGTGGTCACGTGGGAAGATGAGGAGGAGATAACCAGGGAGGGGGTTAAAATAGACGTGGTCCCCCTCTGGAAGTTCCTCACAGTTTTCAATCCCCTCTAA
- a CDS encoding cyclic nucleotide-binding/CBS domain-containing protein, with amino-acid sequence MDTNAPIKVYMTRKLIGVEPEDSIKRACEVMVEFDIGSLVVVEDGKVIGFFTKSDIIRRVVIPGLPNTTPVREIMSSELISVDSNTPLREVLDLMAKKGIKHMLIEEGGEIVGIFSLSDLLTASRRRLETAIAAE; translated from the coding sequence ATGGACACAAACGCCCCGATTAAAGTTTACATGACGAGAAAGCTCATAGGAGTTGAGCCGGAGGACAGCATAAAGCGGGCCTGCGAGGTCATGGTGGAGTTCGACATAGGTTCTCTCGTCGTAGTTGAGGACGGTAAGGTCATCGGCTTCTTCACAAAGAGCGACATAATAAGGCGCGTCGTCATACCGGGACTCCCGAACACGACGCCAGTCAGGGAGATCATGAGCAGTGAGCTGATAAGCGTCGATTCCAACACCCCCCTCCGGGAGGTGCTCGACCTGATGGCAAAGAAGGGCATCAAGCACATGCTCATCGAGGAGGGTGGCGAGATAGTCGGGATATTCAGCCTGAGCGACCTCCTAACCGCCAGCAGGAGAAGGCTTGAGACAGCCATAGCGGCTGAGTGA